In Euwallacea fornicatus isolate EFF26 chromosome 2, ASM4011564v1, whole genome shotgun sequence, one genomic interval encodes:
- the LOC136348043 gene encoding uncharacterized protein, whose product MFKIARAHVTNQWCIFSGVQCLSNLWGMCMKFAQCIIIWIDWRATLKVKKKVAVSFDSNKHIGCPKSNDTQSNGRFLTSRYEAPAQLSYLERAFVEKKYMQFLFKTLKILEVA is encoded by the exons ATGTTTAAAATCGCGCGGGCGCATGTAACCAATCAATGGTGTATATTTTCAGGTGTTCAGTGTCTCTCCAACTTATGGGGGATGTGTATGAAATTCGCGCAGTGTATAATTATTTGGATTGATTGGAGAGCGACTctcaaagtgaaaaaaaaag TTGCAGTAAGCTTCGATTCAAATAAACATATAGGGTGTCCTAAAAGTAATGACACCCAGAGCAACGGCAGATTCCTCACATCAAGATACGAAGCTCCAGCGCAATTGTCGTATTTGGAAAG ggCTTTCgtagaaaaaaagtatatgCAATTTCTGTTCAAGACACTGAAGATTTTAGAGGTCGCATAA